A single Sporosarcina sp. FSL W8-0480 DNA region contains:
- a CDS encoding DUF4430 domain-containing protein, whose product MKKHNNYIMASFLLYILLLLGGCVSSLQKPTGLESVDKQKEEVQLEDQSEEIPVEQGTDMKELTPSENKTEDEKERSVEKEKQMLAKQNVPKEKEKAPESIVVEDKKKTVKSTSDKEANSAVKQPKSPVTEAPSSEPPTEESKTQLEKNEEKPEPISNEITISIVISNEEVPLLPTTMEIDDGDTVLKALINITKQNKIQLDYRGGQGATAYIEGIANVYEFDRGQGSGWMYRVNGIFPDRGAGAVKLQSGDQVEWLYTTNLGEDLNASLKPFRR is encoded by the coding sequence ATGAAAAAACACAACAACTATATAATGGCATCCTTTTTACTATACATCTTGCTTTTATTAGGCGGCTGTGTATCTTCCTTACAAAAACCGACAGGATTGGAATCGGTAGATAAACAAAAGGAAGAAGTGCAGTTAGAGGATCAATCGGAAGAAATTCCAGTAGAACAAGGTACAGATATGAAGGAACTAACACCTTCAGAGAACAAGACTGAGGATGAAAAGGAACGCTCGGTTGAAAAAGAAAAACAAATGTTAGCAAAACAGAATGTACCGAAAGAGAAGGAAAAGGCTCCCGAAAGTATCGTTGTGGAAGATAAAAAGAAGACAGTTAAATCTACAAGTGATAAAGAAGCTAATTCAGCCGTCAAGCAACCAAAATCCCCGGTAACAGAAGCGCCATCTTCTGAACCTCCAACTGAGGAAAGTAAAACCCAATTGGAGAAGAATGAAGAAAAACCCGAACCGATATCCAATGAAATCACCATTTCCATTGTCATCTCAAACGAGGAGGTTCCTTTACTTCCAACGACAATGGAGATCGATGATGGTGATACGGTATTAAAAGCACTAATAAATATCACCAAGCAAAATAAAATTCAGTTGGATTACCGTGGAGGCCAAGGCGCTACGGCATATATCGAAGGAATTGCTAATGTGTATGAATTTGACCGTGGTCAAGGAAGTGGTTGGATGTATCGTGTGAATGGAATTTTCCCCGACCGCGGAGCAGGAGCTGTAAAACTTCAGTCGGGGGATCAAGTTGAGTGGTTGTATACGACAAACCTTGGAGAAGACTTGAATGCCAGTTTGAAGCCATTTCGAAGATGA